CTTCAGCGGCTTCTCTCCGCTGCGCAGCGTGCTCATCAATCTGACGAAGGGGGTGCGGGACGCCGACGTCGTCTTCTCCAGCCGGCAGCACGTGAGCTTCAACTGCGCCAGGACGGCGGTGATCCCCAACGGGGTCGCACTCCCCGGGGAGGGCGCGGAAACGGTCGACCCCCGTGAGGGTGGGCGCGTCTTTCTCTTTGTGGGGAGGCTGGAGCGCCCCAAAAACCCGGTGGCCCTCGTGCAGGCCTTCTCCAGGATGCGCCACCGCGACTGCGAGCTGTGGATGGTCGGCGACGGCTCCTTGCGCGGCGAGGTGACGCGCGCCATCGCGGAATGCGGCGTCGGCGACCGCGTCAGGCTCCTCGGCGTGCGGGGCGACGTGCCGTCCCTCATGCAGGGGGCGGACTGCTTCGTCATGTCCTCTCTGTGGGAAGGGCTGCCGATGGTGATTCTGGAGGCGGGCGCCGCCGGAATTCCGGTCGTTGCCCCGCCGGTGGGGGCTATTCCGGAGATACTGGGCGACGGCTGCGGCTTTCTCGCGGAACCGGGACTCCTCGAAGGTGCGCTCGACGAGGTGCTGGACGATTACCAGGAGGCCCGGCGCCGCGGCAACCGGCTGCGCGAAAAGGTGGCCGGGAAATACAGCCTCGAAGGGATGGCGCGCGCCCATGCGGCGCTGTACGACGGGGTGTCGGCGGCGCCGTTCGCCGCTGCGAGGTAGGAGAGGGATGAATCCGGACATCATCAAGGCGTGCGCGCCACCATTCTTCTTCATCATCTGGTTCATCTTCGCCCAGCGCGCCGCCAGCCGCCGCGTCGCCGGGGCCGCGCTTTTTTTCACCAGTGCCGTGGCCTGCTCGCAGAATTTCAGCCTGTGCTACCGCCAGGTGCACCAGCTGATCCAGGTCTTTCTCATCGCCGGGGCGGTCTTCTCCACCATCTTTTCCTGGCGGGTGCTGCGCTGCAACTCCATCTTCGCCGTCCTCGCCATCTTCATCGGGATATCTCTCGCCTTTGCGCCGCTCGACGCTGACGCTCGGGTCCAGCTGGTGAACATCATCTCCGTGGTGGGGGTACTGAACTACCTGTACCTCTCCTGTCAGGAAAAGGGCGAGCTGCAGGAGCTCATGAGGTTCATCGCCTTTCTCGCCGTGGCTCTCGCGCTCGCCGGGATCGCGCAGTCTCTGCTCGCGCCGGGTACCCGCGCCGAGGGGACGATGAACAACCCGAACTACTACGGCTATGTCCTCGGGCTCGGCTGCTGTCTCGTGGCGGTGGAGTGCCGCGGCATGCGCCGGATTCTCGCCCTTTTGATCCTTATGCTGGGGATCCTGGTCAGCGGATCGCGCAGCGCTCTCTTTTTCCCCCTGCTGCAGGTCGCCTGGAGCGCCTACCGCACCGGAAACGTGCGCCGGACCCTCGGGTACCTCTGCGCCTGCGCGCTTGTGGTGGGGATACTCCTCTCCCTGAACCTCACCCGCTTCTCCGACACGGAAGCGAGCCAGGGGAGCGACGCGGAAAGGATCATCTTCGCCATGATCGCCCTGCGCATGGCGAACGACCACCCCTTCACCGGGGTCGGGTGGGGGCGTTTCGTCAGCGAGTTCGGGGCCTACAGCACGGGAGCCGAGAAGATGCTCACCGACTCCGGCTCCATCGACGTCTCCGACCAGGAGCGGCGCGTCACCCACAACGACCTCGTGCGCATCCTGGCGGAGCTCGGTTGGGTGGCGTGCCTCGCGACGGTCGCCCTTTCGCTCTGGGCGCTGGTGAAGATCTTCAGGCGCAAGGGGTTCGGCGCGGAGTACCTCTTCAGCGTCTGGCTCGGGACGGTGACCTTTTCACTGACCCACAACAACCTCAACGGTGCTCTCTTCTGGTTCTTTTTCCTCCTCCCCTTCTTCCTCGATGGGCAGGCGCGTCAAGAAGCTGCCGTTCCTGCTTCCTTCCAGCGGGTTCCCCCCCTTGTCGAAGCGCGTTAGCAGCGAAGAAAAGGTTCATCCGGGTGTTTGCCCGGCACATTACGTACAGGAGTGGTGATGTCTGCAGAGAAGAAGCGTCCGTGCGTCGTAGTGATCGCAAATACAACGTGGTACCTCTGGAATTTCAGGATGTCGCTCATGCGGATGCTGCAGGAGCAGGGGCTCGAGGTGGTGGCGATGGCTCCGGCGGACAGCTACGCAACGCGCATCGAAGAGGCGGGGATCCGCTTCGTGTCGATCCCTCTGAACCGGCGCGGCAAGAACTTCCTCGCCGAGGGGCGCACGGTAGTGGAACTCTGCCGTCTCTTCCGGATGCTAAAGCCCGACGTCGTCCTTTCCTACACTCCCAAGCCTAATATCTACGCATCGCTCGCCTGCAGGGCGTGCAGAATTCCCATCGTGAACAACGTCGCGGGGCTGGGGTACGCCTTCATCAGGAAGGGGGTGCTGCAACTGGTCGCCACCTTCCTGTACCGCGCCGCCTTCGCCTGGTCGCGGAAGGTCTTCTTCCAGAACAACGACGACCTTTCCATCTTCGTGGAGAAGGGGATCGTCAAGCCGCACCTCGCGGAACGGCTCCCCGGCTCCGGCGTCGACACGACGCGCTTTGTGCCTGTGCCACGCCAGGGGGCGGGCGCTCCTTTCGTCTTCCTTCTGTGCGCCCGGCTTTTGTGGGACAAAGGTATCGGCGAATATGTGGAGGCGGCTCGCTCGGTGCGCTCCACTTCCGCGGAGGTCGTTTTCCGTCTGCTGGGGCCGCTGGACGACGGCAACCCGGCTGCCATATCCGCGAAGCAGCTCCAGGAGTGGGTGGATGAGGGGGTGGTGGAATACTTGGGCTCTACCGACTCGGTCGCCCCCTATTTTGCCGGGGCCGACTGCGTGGTCCTCCCGTCGTATCGCGAGGGGGTGCCCCGGACCCTTCTGGAGGCGGCAAGCATGGGTAAGCCTCTCATCACCAGCGATGCCCCAGGGTGCCGCGACGTGGTGGAGCACGGGACGACCGGTCTGGTGTGCGCCGTGAGGGATGCGGAGGATCTGGCGCGGCAGATGAATACGATGCTGGAGATCGGAGCGGAGCAGCGCAGGGAGATGGGGGTACTGGGGCGCCTGAAGATGACCGAGGAGTTCAGCGAGACGATCGTGCTGGAGCGCTACCGGGCGGTCGTTGCGGGAATCGTGGGGCTTGAGCTCGGGGAGGCTCCCTCTGCTGAGTCAGTCGAGGCGAAAAAGGGTGCTAAAAAGGGGCGGATCGCTGCGGTTCTGATGCCGCGGAGAGAGGAAGATGCTGCGGTCCCTGCCAAGGGCGTTTTGAAGGGGCTTTAGAGCCGGGGATACCTTTCAGGCGGTCGTCCAGGCTGAGCCTGCCGCTCCCATGAGGCGGCGGTACTCTTCCTCGATGACCTCGTACTGCATGCGGCTGCGGTCCAGCGCTTCTATGAAGGCCGCCCGATATTTCGGCTCGCGGACGGTGCGGGCGAGCACGCTGTAGCGGTCGATGCACCACTTTTCGCCGCTCAGGGCGATCTCCAGTGCCCGGCGCTCGCGGTCGTCGGTCTCCACCGCCTGGAGAAGCTGGTCGAAAATGGGATCTTCCGACCGGTGGTGCTTGTAAAGAAGGTCGGTACTGGCAAACTCGCTGCCGGTATAGAGTACGAAGAAAGACCTTGCGTGCTCAAATTCCTCATCCGCCAGCTGTGAGAAGATCTCTTTGGTCCTTTTGTCTGTCACAAGGGTTGCAGCGAGATGGCAAAAGTCGTGGCTCTTCTTCTCGTTGTAAATTGCCTCTCGAAGAATCTCCTCAATGAAATGTCCCATTGTCTCGCCCTCCAGCCACCTGCTATTGATGACATTGGATCTGGTTAATAATAACTTCTCTCATCCCCGTTTTCAAGAAATACCTGCGCTTGCTCCGTATACATCCCTTTTTTCACTTTTCTCTTCTTTGTCAGTAGCTCATTGAGCCCGTGTCACTGTGCCTGTCATGCACTGTCATGGGACCTCTCCTTTGTCAGGCAACAACTTCAATGAAACCACTTTCTTCAATCCTGTATCCGTGATTCCTGACACTGTTCCGATTCATTCTGGAGCCGCGGTATTCGACAACAGTGGCGTGACCGGTACAATCTCTTCGTTCGGGGTGCACGCATGCGCCGCGCTAAACGGTATGGGAGGAAGCTATGGACCTGATGCTGAACGGAAAATTGGCTCTGGTGACCGGCTCGACGAAAGGGATAGGTCTTGCCGTGGCGAAGGTGTTGGCCGCTGAAGGGTGCGGTGTCATCGTCAATGGGCGCTCGGAGGGCGGAGTTGAAGCCGCGATCGGTGAGATAGCCGCTGCCGCACCGGGTGCAAGCCTCCACCCTTTTGCCGGCGATCTCGCGACTGCTTCGGCAGCAATGGAGCTGCTGCAGCGCTATCCCTCTGTGGACATACTGGTGAACAACCTCGGGATCTACGAACCGAAGCCTTTTGAGGAGATACCGGACGAGGACTGGTTGAGGCTTTTCGAGGTGAATGTCCTAAGCGGCGTGCGACTCTCCAGGGAATACATCCGGGGGATGAAAGAGAGGAACTGGGGGCGCATTGTTTTCGTGAGCAGCGAGAGCGGCATCCAGATCCCTGCCGACATGATCCATTACGGCATGACGAAGACCGCCATGCTCGCCGTATCGAGGGGGATAGCCGAGACGTGCGTGGGGACCGGGGTGACCTCCAACGCGGTGCTGCCGGGGCCGACCCTTTCGGCAGGGGTTGAGGAGTTTGCCGCCAAGTTGAGCGGGGGGCGCCCTTTTTCCGAGTTCGAGGAGGAGTTCTTCCAGCGCGTCCGTCCCACCTCCCTGCTAAAGCGCTTCGCCACGGCGACGGAGGTGGCGAACCTCGTCGCCTACGTGTGCAGCCCCCTTTCCTCCGCCACAAACGGCGCAGCACTGCGGGTGGACGGCGGAGTGGTGCGGGCGTGTTTTTAGAACCCTCAAGTTGTGAGACAGTTCCTCTTTTTTTCAGGAGGCATGAGCCCTTATGTTCCCCCCTTTGCGAAGGGGGGACAGGGGGGATTTGCCTGGATGCCCCCTTTTCAGGGAAGCCTGGGAAAAGGTGAAAAGCCGCGCCTGGCTTGACATCACGCCC
The DNA window shown above is from Geomonas sp. RF6 and carries:
- a CDS encoding glycosyltransferase translates to MKRGGGEGGAVLQIVTGLGVGGAERVVLELATRLQKEGYRPIVVSLGSQDGILSQYPELSVPVHTLVMKKNPWSFLRGCAQIVRLARREGARVLHAHMFHSLVVAVACRLLLPGSRVVFTSHSFSGFSPLRSVLINLTKGVRDADVVFSSRQHVSFNCARTAVIPNGVALPGEGAETVDPREGGRVFLFVGRLERPKNPVALVQAFSRMRHRDCELWMVGDGSLRGEVTRAIAECGVGDRVRLLGVRGDVPSLMQGADCFVMSSLWEGLPMVILEAGAAGIPVVAPPVGAIPEILGDGCGFLAEPGLLEGALDEVLDDYQEARRRGNRLREKVAGKYSLEGMARAHAALYDGVSAAPFAAAR
- a CDS encoding O-antigen ligase family protein, which codes for MNPDIIKACAPPFFFIIWFIFAQRAASRRVAGAALFFTSAVACSQNFSLCYRQVHQLIQVFLIAGAVFSTIFSWRVLRCNSIFAVLAIFIGISLAFAPLDADARVQLVNIISVVGVLNYLYLSCQEKGELQELMRFIAFLAVALALAGIAQSLLAPGTRAEGTMNNPNYYGYVLGLGCCLVAVECRGMRRILALLILMLGILVSGSRSALFFPLLQVAWSAYRTGNVRRTLGYLCACALVVGILLSLNLTRFSDTEASQGSDAERIIFAMIALRMANDHPFTGVGWGRFVSEFGAYSTGAEKMLTDSGSIDVSDQERRVTHNDLVRILAELGWVACLATVALSLWALVKIFRRKGFGAEYLFSVWLGTVTFSLTHNNLNGALFWFFFLLPFFLDGQARQEAAVPASFQRVPPLVEAR
- a CDS encoding glycosyltransferase family 4 protein, translated to MSAEKKRPCVVVIANTTWYLWNFRMSLMRMLQEQGLEVVAMAPADSYATRIEEAGIRFVSIPLNRRGKNFLAEGRTVVELCRLFRMLKPDVVLSYTPKPNIYASLACRACRIPIVNNVAGLGYAFIRKGVLQLVATFLYRAAFAWSRKVFFQNNDDLSIFVEKGIVKPHLAERLPGSGVDTTRFVPVPRQGAGAPFVFLLCARLLWDKGIGEYVEAARSVRSTSAEVVFRLLGPLDDGNPAAISAKQLQEWVDEGVVEYLGSTDSVAPYFAGADCVVLPSYREGVPRTLLEAASMGKPLITSDAPGCRDVVEHGTTGLVCAVRDAEDLARQMNTMLEIGAEQRREMGVLGRLKMTEEFSETIVLERYRAVVAGIVGLELGEAPSAESVEAKKGAKKGRIAAVLMPRREEDAAVPAKGVLKGL
- a CDS encoding ferritin family protein, producing MGHFIEEILREAIYNEKKSHDFCHLAATLVTDKRTKEIFSQLADEEFEHARSFFVLYTGSEFASTDLLYKHHRSEDPIFDQLLQAVETDDRERRALEIALSGEKWCIDRYSVLARTVREPKYRAAFIEALDRSRMQYEVIEEEYRRLMGAAGSAWTTA
- a CDS encoding SDR family NAD(P)-dependent oxidoreductase — protein: MDLMLNGKLALVTGSTKGIGLAVAKVLAAEGCGVIVNGRSEGGVEAAIGEIAAAAPGASLHPFAGDLATASAAMELLQRYPSVDILVNNLGIYEPKPFEEIPDEDWLRLFEVNVLSGVRLSREYIRGMKERNWGRIVFVSSESGIQIPADMIHYGMTKTAMLAVSRGIAETCVGTGVTSNAVLPGPTLSAGVEEFAAKLSGGRPFSEFEEEFFQRVRPTSLLKRFATATEVANLVAYVCSPLSSATNGAALRVDGGVVRACF